One Roseimaritima multifibrata DNA window includes the following coding sequences:
- a CDS encoding DUF1501 domain-containing protein, whose amino-acid sequence MNLANQAHQSFVESQTRRHFLKSCPTGMGAMWLGTLAAEAGGSESTPIADDEIRLRSPQVPAAIAKAKRVIYLHMAGAPSQLELFDYKPVLQEFDGKDCPAEFLQGKRSGYGRRGAKLLGSQYSFAQHGDSGAWVSDRLPRFSEVVDSVSFIHSMQTDQMTHAPAQLRLHTGNADLGFPSIGAWMTYGLGTENQNLPGYVVLVSGGKVPSAGKSVWSNGFLPADYQGIQCRIKADPVLFLSDPEGTARPLRSEMIDTISQINRQTYEQIGDPATVARIGQFEMAFRMQMAATEATDLSQETAEVQQLYGADPGKKSFANNCLLARRLVERGVRYVQLFDGGWDSHGADPSEAINVGFKNMCNEMDRPIAALLKDLKRSGLLDETLVVWGGEFGRSPLRDPRGNTELGLMGRHHQADAFTVWMAGGGVKGGVRHGATDELGFSVTEDPTPVRDLHATMLRLLGLDQDPLGFPFEGGTHRLTGEKTANVIEPLLA is encoded by the coding sequence ATGAATCTCGCAAACCAAGCTCACCAATCGTTCGTTGAATCTCAGACACGACGTCATTTTTTGAAGTCTTGTCCAACGGGGATGGGGGCGATGTGGTTGGGGACGCTTGCTGCTGAGGCTGGGGGATCTGAGTCGACGCCGATCGCGGATGACGAGATTCGTCTTCGCTCCCCGCAGGTCCCGGCGGCGATTGCGAAAGCGAAACGGGTCATCTATTTGCACATGGCTGGAGCTCCCAGCCAGCTGGAACTTTTTGATTACAAGCCGGTTTTGCAGGAGTTTGATGGGAAGGATTGCCCGGCGGAGTTTCTGCAAGGGAAACGGAGTGGGTATGGCCGCCGCGGCGCTAAGTTGCTTGGCTCGCAGTATTCCTTTGCCCAGCATGGCGATTCAGGGGCTTGGGTGAGTGATCGCTTGCCTAGGTTCTCCGAGGTGGTCGATTCGGTTTCGTTCATCCACTCGATGCAGACCGACCAAATGACTCATGCCCCTGCGCAGTTACGGCTTCACACCGGGAATGCTGATTTGGGGTTTCCGTCGATTGGGGCATGGATGACTTACGGTCTGGGGACCGAGAATCAGAACCTTCCTGGATACGTTGTTCTGGTATCCGGTGGCAAGGTTCCCAGTGCAGGGAAATCGGTTTGGAGCAATGGATTTCTTCCGGCTGACTATCAAGGCATTCAGTGTCGAATTAAAGCGGATCCGGTACTGTTTTTATCGGATCCGGAAGGGACGGCCCGTCCGCTGCGAAGCGAAATGATCGACACGATCAGCCAGATCAATCGGCAGACGTACGAACAAATCGGAGATCCCGCAACGGTCGCCCGTATCGGCCAGTTTGAGATGGCTTTTCGAATGCAGATGGCCGCAACCGAAGCGACCGACCTGTCGCAGGAGACGGCAGAAGTTCAGCAACTGTATGGAGCTGATCCGGGGAAAAAGTCGTTCGCCAACAATTGTTTGTTGGCGCGGCGGTTGGTCGAGCGAGGCGTGCGTTATGTGCAGTTGTTTGATGGGGGATGGGACTCTCATGGAGCGGATCCATCGGAAGCGATCAACGTTGGTTTTAAAAATATGTGCAATGAAATGGACCGGCCGATCGCGGCACTTTTGAAAGACCTGAAGCGAAGCGGCTTGTTGGACGAAACGTTGGTCGTCTGGGGCGGTGAATTCGGACGGTCACCCCTCCGTGACCCCCGTGGCAACACAGAACTGGGGTTGATGGGCCGTCACCACCAAGCCGATGCCTTTACGGTTTGGATGGCAGGCGGAGGCGTCAAAGGGGGAGTGCGTCATGGTGCGACGGATGAACTTGGGTTCTCCGTCACCGAAGATCCGACGCCGGTGCGAGACCTGCATGCGACGATGCTGCGATTGCTTGGTTTGGATCAGGACCCACTAGGTTTTCCGTTTGAAGGAGGAACCCACCGCCTGACCGGCGAGAAAACAGCCAACGTGATTGAACCGTTGTTGGCATAG
- a CDS encoding N-acetylglucosamine kinase: MNESQQYVLGVDGGGSKTVAWLVERSMIPPFPDSQSPDSQGADPLVPLGIGRAAGSNVRTVGMEAATQHLRQAVEAAFADAGIEPRTVAAACFGLAGAEHADAQIPFQDWAEQEQIAYKTIITNDAEPILHAEVEDGYGIALIAGTGSFSLGENAYDRVRNGGWGPLFGDEGSGYAIALDGLRAATRFADGRGPKTKLLAAFLERLELDEVSDLVGAMYRSSMDRRQIAELGEVVFMMAPEDRVAEGILQRAAVELALLVHKVANQLEDTEHELPVLLTGGVLINHPAFQERLVQTLKQTGWQGSRVYPVPNPVAGAVRIAAKNC; the protein is encoded by the coding sequence GTGAATGAGTCCCAACAATACGTGCTTGGTGTCGATGGTGGTGGATCTAAAACCGTTGCCTGGTTGGTCGAGCGATCGATGATTCCACCGTTCCCCGATTCGCAAAGCCCGGATTCGCAGGGAGCCGATCCCTTGGTCCCGTTGGGGATAGGGCGTGCGGCCGGATCGAATGTGCGAACGGTTGGGATGGAAGCGGCCACTCAGCACCTGCGGCAGGCGGTCGAAGCAGCGTTTGCCGATGCTGGAATCGAACCAAGGACGGTCGCCGCCGCTTGTTTTGGGTTGGCCGGAGCGGAGCATGCGGACGCCCAAATCCCTTTCCAGGACTGGGCCGAACAGGAACAGATTGCATATAAGACGATCATCACCAATGATGCCGAACCCATTTTGCATGCCGAGGTCGAAGACGGATATGGGATCGCGTTGATTGCCGGGACCGGATCGTTTTCGCTGGGAGAAAACGCTTACGACCGTGTACGTAATGGCGGATGGGGGCCGCTGTTTGGGGACGAGGGGAGTGGCTATGCAATCGCACTGGATGGACTGCGTGCGGCAACGCGGTTCGCGGATGGGCGAGGCCCAAAAACAAAATTGCTGGCGGCATTCTTAGAGCGACTGGAGCTTGACGAAGTTTCCGATTTGGTCGGCGCGATGTACCGTTCGTCGATGGATCGCCGGCAAATCGCGGAACTCGGAGAAGTCGTCTTCATGATGGCTCCTGAAGATCGAGTCGCCGAAGGCATTCTACAGAGGGCGGCCGTTGAATTGGCTTTGTTGGTGCACAAGGTTGCCAATCAATTGGAAGACACCGAACATGAATTACCCGTCTTGCTAACCGGAGGGGTTTTAATCAATCACCCAGCGTTTCAAGAGCGTCTTGTCCAGACACTGAAGCAGACCGGCTGGCAAGGTAGTCGCGTCTACCCGGTTCCCAATCCGGTCGCGGGCGCCGTACGTATTGCGGCGAAAAATTGTTGA
- a CDS encoding PVC-type heme-binding CxxCH protein, protein MNRKAFRVVFAVCVTLMSSGWGDDFPKVYDSPSEAGLSPLDAATAADSMELPPGFSATVFAAEPEVRNPIAMAWDQAGRMWVAENYTYSDRTQRFDLNLRDRVVVFRDTDQDGHADERHVFLDTVQRLTSVEVGRGGVWLLAPPQLLFVPDADGDAKPDGPAVVKLDGFTVAKSNYHNFANGLRWGPDGWLYGRSGHSCPGELGIPGTPDSERVPIKGGIWRFHPERNVVEVLCHGTVNPWGHDWDRDGELFFINTVIGHLWHMMPGAHFKESFGESSNPMVYERLDMIADHYHFDTNGSWTASRDGKANDLGGGHAHIGMMIYQGTQWPVKYHNKLFTVNMHGLRVNVERLERQGAGYVGRHEPDFLISKDPFFRGLDIRTGPDGHAYVIDWSDTGECHDSTGVHRTSGRIFRLAYSSPLNSSQATAVRKTTLPFAKPTCMAGPGELPKLWKSFQAGNTTALTLRQKLHDPDEHVRAWAIRLLTDAWPLDTLDGPMPSAVYPAAPETSRDLIAVSKEDSSGLVLLTLASTLQRIPVQQRPALAEGLIVREDYRDDRDLPSMVWFGLSPVVQSNPGSLIPLVQRSRWPSLTGWIARAIADQHAADADQSVLNELLVAGQSVSRDHQLAILAGMQKAFEGERKITAPADWNAFAGSIPTGFGEETIRQMGSLFGDGRAMEQIRQVVLDKKRSIAVRQRALQHLIEARPNDLREICESLLDVRVLNKTALRGLALYNDPKVGALLIRKYQRFQPEDRQSVLEVLVSRPAFAESLLKALGKDKSSISAADIRPQYARQIKSLNIPALTSELSKVWGDVRETSAERQQQMLSLKKDVTPTELQQADLSAGRALFKATCTQCHRLYGEGESIGPDLTGAQRTNLDYLLEHIVDPSAVVGKEFRMSVVLTVDGRVLNGLIVSEDKQSLVLQTPNQRMVLPQSEIESVSQTSKSSMPDGLLDRMSKTEVRDLFAYLMHSGQVALPATQN, encoded by the coding sequence ATGAATCGAAAAGCGTTTAGGGTCGTCTTCGCCGTTTGTGTCACGCTGATGTCTAGTGGTTGGGGAGACGATTTTCCTAAGGTCTACGACAGTCCATCGGAAGCCGGATTGTCACCGCTGGATGCTGCGACCGCCGCGGATTCAATGGAGTTGCCCCCCGGTTTTTCAGCGACGGTGTTTGCCGCCGAACCGGAGGTGCGGAACCCTATCGCGATGGCATGGGATCAAGCAGGGCGGATGTGGGTTGCAGAGAATTACACGTACTCCGATCGCACGCAGCGGTTCGATCTAAACCTTCGCGACCGCGTCGTGGTGTTTCGCGATACCGATCAGGATGGCCATGCCGATGAGCGGCACGTGTTTCTTGATACCGTCCAAAGGTTAACCAGTGTGGAAGTTGGCCGGGGCGGGGTTTGGCTGCTCGCCCCACCCCAGTTGCTGTTTGTTCCCGATGCCGATGGGGATGCAAAGCCGGACGGCCCAGCGGTCGTCAAACTGGACGGTTTTACGGTGGCGAAATCCAATTATCATAACTTCGCAAATGGACTTCGCTGGGGTCCGGATGGTTGGCTGTATGGACGCAGCGGGCATTCATGCCCCGGTGAACTTGGGATCCCCGGGACTCCCGATTCCGAGCGTGTTCCGATCAAAGGAGGGATCTGGCGATTCCACCCTGAACGAAACGTGGTTGAAGTGCTTTGCCATGGGACTGTGAATCCTTGGGGCCATGACTGGGATCGTGATGGTGAATTGTTTTTTATCAACACCGTCATTGGCCACCTGTGGCACATGATGCCAGGGGCTCACTTTAAAGAGTCATTTGGTGAGAGCAGTAATCCAATGGTCTATGAAAGATTGGACATGATCGCTGACCACTACCATTTCGATACCAACGGAAGTTGGACGGCAAGTCGCGATGGAAAGGCGAATGATCTAGGAGGAGGTCATGCTCATATCGGGATGATGATTTATCAGGGGACGCAGTGGCCGGTCAAATATCACAACAAATTATTCACGGTGAACATGCACGGTTTGCGAGTGAACGTTGAACGCTTAGAACGTCAGGGGGCAGGGTATGTCGGACGACACGAACCGGATTTCTTGATTTCTAAGGACCCCTTCTTCAGAGGCCTCGATATTCGGACCGGGCCTGACGGGCATGCCTATGTCATCGATTGGAGTGATACAGGAGAGTGCCATGATTCCACCGGCGTTCACCGAACCAGTGGGCGGATTTTTCGACTGGCATACAGCTCGCCGCTGAATTCTTCGCAGGCCACGGCAGTCCGCAAGACGACCTTGCCATTTGCAAAACCGACATGCATGGCTGGCCCCGGCGAACTTCCCAAGTTATGGAAGAGTTTTCAGGCTGGGAATACGACGGCGCTGACGCTTCGACAGAAACTGCACGATCCCGATGAACATGTCCGGGCTTGGGCGATTCGCTTGCTAACGGATGCGTGGCCATTGGATACGCTGGACGGACCGATGCCGTCTGCCGTCTACCCAGCAGCCCCCGAAACGTCACGGGATTTGATTGCGGTTAGTAAAGAGGATTCTTCGGGGCTGGTGTTGTTAACCCTGGCATCGACTTTACAGCGAATCCCCGTTCAGCAGCGGCCCGCGTTGGCGGAAGGGTTAATCGTTCGAGAAGACTACCGTGACGATCGCGATCTACCTTCGATGGTTTGGTTTGGGTTGTCGCCGGTGGTTCAATCAAATCCGGGGTCGTTAATCCCTTTGGTCCAGCGGAGTCGGTGGCCTTCATTGACCGGTTGGATCGCCAGAGCGATCGCTGACCAGCACGCAGCGGACGCCGACCAGTCCGTGTTAAATGAGTTGTTGGTGGCTGGCCAATCCGTTTCGCGGGATCACCAGTTGGCAATCCTGGCAGGAATGCAGAAGGCATTTGAAGGGGAACGAAAGATAACGGCACCTGCGGACTGGAATGCTTTTGCTGGTTCGATTCCCACCGGTTTCGGTGAGGAAACGATTCGTCAGATGGGTAGTCTGTTTGGCGATGGAAGGGCGATGGAACAGATTCGCCAGGTCGTGCTAGATAAGAAGCGATCGATCGCCGTGCGTCAGAGGGCTCTCCAGCATTTAATTGAGGCTCGCCCGAATGACCTTCGCGAAATCTGCGAATCCTTGTTGGATGTTCGCGTTTTGAACAAGACGGCGCTGCGTGGTTTGGCTCTGTACAACGATCCGAAAGTCGGAGCGTTGTTGATTCGTAAGTATCAACGGTTCCAGCCCGAGGATCGCCAATCGGTTTTAGAAGTGTTGGTGTCGCGGCCAGCATTTGCAGAATCGCTTCTTAAAGCTTTGGGAAAAGATAAATCCTCGATCTCGGCAGCGGACATTCGACCGCAGTACGCCCGGCAAATTAAAAGCTTGAACATTCCAGCGTTGACGTCCGAATTGTCCAAGGTCTGGGGGGACGTCCGTGAAACGTCGGCCGAACGGCAGCAGCAGATGCTCTCTTTAAAAAAAGACGTAACGCCAACGGAGCTTCAGCAAGCCGATCTTTCGGCAGGTCGAGCCCTTTTTAAGGCGACCTGTACCCAGTGCCATCGGCTGTATGGCGAGGGCGAGTCGATTGGTCCGGACCTGACCGGTGCACAACGGACGAATTTGGACTATCTGCTTGAGCATATTGTCGACCCAAGTGCCGTCGTTGGAAAAGAGTTTCGGATGTCGGTTGTTCTAACGGTCGATGGACGGGTTCTGAATGGATTGATTGTTTCGGAAGACAAACAGTCGCTGGTGCTTCAGACTCCGAATCAACGCATGGTTCTTCCTCAGTCTGAAATCGAATCGGTTAGTCAGACTTCGAAATCCTCGATGCCCGATGGCTTGTTGGACCGAATGTCCAAGACGGAGGTGCGCGATTTGTTTGCGTACTTGATGCACTCGGGGCAGGTTGCACTGCCCGCAACCCAAAATTAA
- a CDS encoding ABC transporter ATP-binding protein — MILPAWNGPAIEVQNLTRIYGSTTAVNDISFAVPRGGVFGYIGPNGAGKTTSMRILATLELPSAGDAFIQGVSSVNDPDRVRGSLGFMPDAFGTYGDTNCAEYLDFFARSYGLIGRERTTRLRWVMDFTGLNKLAYKPIRGLSKGMKQRLCLGRALVHDPAVLILDEPAAGLDPRARIELRKMIRTLAADGKTILISSHILTELAEMCDRVGIIEQGCLLATGTVDEIRSKLRKTRNMLVRITGSTEEAFRLLDAHPAVDQLEGDNGVLRFQIIGGDPQQVAILHTLCEARVDVLQYTLLDESLEDVFLQITEGHVQ, encoded by the coding sequence ATGATCCTTCCGGCTTGGAACGGACCTGCCATCGAAGTCCAAAATCTGACGCGAATCTACGGTTCAACAACCGCCGTAAACGACATCTCTTTCGCGGTTCCTCGCGGCGGTGTGTTCGGTTACATCGGTCCCAATGGAGCGGGCAAAACGACCAGCATGCGAATCCTGGCGACGCTGGAACTGCCGAGCGCCGGGGACGCTTTTATCCAAGGCGTCTCTTCGGTAAATGATCCCGATCGCGTCCGCGGCTCGCTCGGTTTCATGCCCGATGCGTTTGGAACCTATGGCGATACGAACTGTGCCGAATACCTCGATTTCTTCGCTCGCTCTTACGGACTGATCGGCCGCGAGCGAACGACTCGGCTGCGGTGGGTGATGGACTTCACCGGTTTGAACAAACTGGCTTACAAACCGATTCGCGGTTTAAGCAAAGGGATGAAACAACGACTCTGCCTGGGACGAGCACTCGTCCATGATCCGGCCGTTCTTATTCTGGATGAACCAGCAGCAGGCCTCGACCCTCGAGCCCGGATCGAACTACGAAAAATGATTCGGACGCTGGCTGCCGATGGAAAAACCATCCTGATCAGCAGCCATATCCTGACAGAACTAGCCGAGATGTGTGATCGCGTTGGGATTATCGAACAAGGCTGCTTATTAGCCACCGGAACCGTAGACGAAATCCGTAGCAAACTAAGAAAGACTCGCAACATGCTGGTCCGTATTACCGGGTCGACAGAAGAGGCGTTTCGGTTGCTTGATGCCCATCCGGCGGTCGACCAACTAGAGGGAGACAACGGCGTTCTACGGTTTCAAATCATCGGGGGGGACCCGCAACAAGTCGCGATCCTACACACCTTGTGTGAAGCCCGCGTGGACGTGTTGCAGTACACGCTGCTTGATGAATCCCTGGAAGACGTTTTCTTGCAAATCACGGAAGGACATGTTCAATGA
- a CDS encoding DUF3748 domain-containing protein: MDIRSGPMSVRQLTTAGQNHLLTNTGVWSKDGEWIFYDVRSDAAGSQFDSARIERVHVKSEITETVYQSQHGAFVGVVSCSPVEDRVVFIHGPEFPTADWSYAAWHRRGVLLDLAKVGCVTNLDGRDLVPPFTQGALRGGTHLHAFSGDGQWVSFTYEDHLLATANDRKSEPNRRNVGVTILGMPVSVPGRHERNHSGSGFSVLVSKTVASPDPGSDQIGRAYSDAWIGRDGYVRHDGVRQSKAIAMLGDVCSENGNPVAELFVLDIPDSLVSLAEQTPMAGAGEMPFTPQGIAQRRLTFTTNRPFPGLGPVRHWPRSNPEGGQIAFLMRDDQGIAQLWLIAPTGAGLRQLTHNPFPVQSAFSFRSDGRAIACIAGGSLCEVDVQSGQTTRLTKVAEGKTALRGEAVVYSPDGKQIAFVQPVSDPMHGGNEGPFFNQIFLSPSVFAG; this comes from the coding sequence ATGGATATCCGTTCTGGACCAATGTCTGTTCGCCAGTTGACTACGGCTGGTCAGAATCATCTTCTGACCAACACCGGCGTTTGGTCCAAAGATGGGGAATGGATCTTTTATGATGTGCGAAGCGATGCGGCGGGCAGCCAATTTGATAGTGCAAGAATTGAACGCGTCCATGTGAAATCGGAAATTACAGAGACCGTCTATCAGTCCCAGCACGGGGCGTTTGTGGGAGTCGTTAGTTGTTCCCCGGTAGAGGACCGAGTGGTTTTTATCCATGGTCCGGAATTTCCAACGGCCGACTGGAGTTACGCGGCTTGGCATCGTCGAGGCGTTCTGCTGGATCTGGCGAAGGTCGGATGCGTGACCAATTTGGACGGGCGTGATCTTGTTCCGCCATTCACGCAAGGGGCTCTTCGCGGCGGGACGCATCTGCATGCTTTTAGTGGGGATGGTCAGTGGGTCAGTTTCACCTATGAAGATCATTTATTGGCGACGGCTAACGATCGTAAAAGTGAGCCCAACCGGCGGAATGTCGGGGTGACCATTCTTGGGATGCCTGTTTCAGTTCCCGGTCGCCATGAACGGAATCACAGTGGAAGCGGCTTCAGTGTCTTGGTCAGCAAAACGGTGGCAAGTCCAGATCCGGGGAGCGACCAAATTGGACGAGCCTATAGTGACGCGTGGATCGGACGAGACGGCTATGTGAGGCACGATGGTGTCCGCCAATCAAAAGCGATCGCGATGTTAGGCGACGTTTGCTCGGAAAATGGAAATCCGGTTGCTGAGCTGTTTGTGCTGGATATCCCCGATTCTCTTGTCAGCTTGGCAGAGCAGACTCCGATGGCCGGGGCAGGAGAGATGCCGTTCACCCCACAAGGTATCGCGCAGCGTCGGTTGACCTTCACGACCAACCGGCCGTTCCCCGGATTGGGGCCCGTTAGGCATTGGCCAAGGAGCAATCCTGAGGGAGGTCAGATCGCATTCTTGATGCGCGACGATCAGGGCATTGCTCAATTGTGGCTGATCGCTCCGACCGGGGCGGGGTTGCGACAGTTGACGCACAACCCATTCCCGGTGCAGTCGGCATTCTCATTTCGCAGCGACGGGCGAGCGATTGCCTGCATCGCGGGTGGTAGCCTGTGTGAAGTGGATGTTCAGAGCGGACAGACGACGCGTTTGACCAAGGTTGCCGAAGGAAAAACAGCCCTGCGAGGCGAGGCGGTGGTTTACAGCCCCGATGGGAAACAGATCGCATTTGTCCAGCCGGTCAGCGATCCGATGCACGGGGGCAACGAGGGGCCGTTTTTTAACCAAATCTTCCTTTCTCCCTCGGTTTTTGCAGGTTGA
- a CDS encoding mu-protocadherin- cell-suface protein has product MPSRPSVGDRPNAGNRPNAGNRPNVGDRPNVGDRPNVGNRPGANLPNRPGSNLPAAGTRPTPGGVSDFLGMDKPLRPSTLPSNTRPGAGDRPGPGDRPGTGDRPGSGDRPGPGDRPGAGDRPGPGDRPNFGDGNRPNMGDRDRPGIGNGNGNGNGNRVNIGNINIGNNTAISRRPSWVNIDNNRITGINNRWRGTLGGLNNWPARHPARIGYWNGWGNGVRHGWHGYHHHPNWFGPSWWNNHPHRWCGWHYGYRFSYHPWRYWWTVPTYAACTNWFRWSAPATVWAQPIYYDYGQGGNVVYQNNNVYIDGEPVASASDFAESAAVLATVPPPEDEAKAEEEEWLPLGTFAASSDEKDIEPTRIVQLAVNREGIVSGTLYNSQTDKAESVQGRVDQDTQRVAFRIGDNDNVVIETGLYNLTQEQAPLLVHFENDKVERWLLVRMEAPPEDSENSEGVSEGTEQGDPNTDAAPARSSAEPVKADV; this is encoded by the coding sequence TTGCCCAGTCGCCCAAGTGTTGGTGATCGTCCGAACGCGGGCAATCGTCCGAACGCGGGCAATCGTCCGAACGTTGGTGATCGTCCGAACGTTGGTGATCGTCCGAACGTTGGTAATCGGCCGGGGGCGAACTTGCCCAATCGTCCTGGAAGCAACTTGCCTGCTGCTGGGACTCGTCCAACTCCGGGAGGTGTCAGTGACTTTCTTGGGATGGATAAACCTTTGCGTCCATCGACCTTGCCAAGCAATACTCGTCCAGGCGCTGGAGACCGTCCGGGACCTGGAGACCGTCCAGGAACCGGAGACCGTCCAGGAAGCGGAGACCGTCCGGGACCTGGAGACCGTCCAGGAGCCGGAGATCGACCAGGACCTGGAGACCGTCCGAACTTTGGTGACGGAAATCGACCCAATATGGGAGATCGGGATCGGCCTGGCATCGGTAACGGAAATGGAAATGGCAACGGAAACCGAGTCAACATTGGCAACATCAATATTGGAAACAATACGGCTATTAGCCGACGTCCGTCTTGGGTGAACATCGACAACAACCGTATCACCGGAATCAATAATCGCTGGCGGGGGACATTAGGAGGTCTCAACAATTGGCCCGCCAGGCACCCGGCACGAATAGGGTATTGGAATGGCTGGGGGAACGGCGTCCGGCATGGATGGCATGGTTACCATCATCACCCCAATTGGTTTGGCCCTTCGTGGTGGAACAATCACCCACATCGTTGGTGTGGTTGGCACTACGGTTACCGTTTTAGCTATCATCCTTGGCGATATTGGTGGACCGTGCCGACTTACGCGGCTTGCACAAACTGGTTCCGTTGGTCCGCCCCCGCTACGGTTTGGGCTCAACCAATCTATTACGACTATGGCCAAGGTGGCAACGTTGTCTATCAAAACAACAACGTTTATATCGATGGAGAACCCGTTGCTTCCGCAAGTGATTTTGCAGAAAGTGCCGCGGTCCTAGCGACCGTACCGCCTCCGGAAGACGAAGCCAAAGCCGAGGAGGAGGAATGGTTGCCGTTAGGAACTTTCGCCGCAAGCAGCGACGAAAAAGATATTGAACCGACGAGGATCGTTCAATTGGCGGTCAATCGAGAGGGGATCGTTAGCGGCACTTTGTACAATTCGCAAACCGATAAAGCGGAATCGGTCCAAGGCCGCGTCGATCAGGATACTCAGCGAGTCGCTTTCCGAATTGGCGATAACGATAACGTTGTCATCGAAACCGGGCTGTACAACCTGACCCAGGAACAAGCTCCGTTGTTGGTCCATTTCGAAAATGACAAAGTCGAACGCTGGTTACTGGTACGGATGGAAGCACCTCCAGAGGATAGCGAGAACTCCGAGGGCGTGAGCGAAGGAACGGAGCAAGGCGATCCGAACACGGATGCGGCACCCGCGCGAAGTTCAGCGGAGCCCGTCAAAGCGGACGTATAG
- a CDS encoding translation initiation factor: MTRLFAGTPFDIPPECEICGQKESECQCTPETKAAFEKKRQIAANRLAPSEQTAQVRTEVRKGKRRVTVVSGLTAKANDLSELLSKLQATCGTGGTVKANEDLVELQGDHMENVRQALRGLGYRVK; this comes from the coding sequence ATGACTCGACTATTCGCCGGCACCCCGTTCGACATCCCTCCCGAATGCGAGATTTGCGGTCAAAAGGAGTCGGAATGTCAGTGTACGCCGGAAACCAAAGCGGCTTTCGAAAAGAAGCGACAAATCGCAGCCAACCGTCTTGCCCCATCCGAGCAGACGGCTCAAGTGCGCACGGAAGTCCGTAAAGGCAAACGCCGGGTGACCGTCGTTTCGGGATTGACCGCGAAAGCGAACGATCTTTCTGAGTTGCTTTCCAAATTGCAGGCAACCTGTGGTACTGGTGGGACGGTCAAGGCCAACGAAGATCTTGTGGAACTTCAAGGCGACCACATGGAAAACGTCCGGCAGGCCCTGCGTGGGCTAGGCTACCGCGTAAAGTAG
- a CDS encoding YybH family protein: protein MESPTVKTVFYLLLPLLSVCIVTQRAAADEGDVRQAIQAYVDAFNQKDLAAVSNAWTEDAVHVDSSTGETTEGRSAIVSDIAEVFKNQPETRLSGSIDSVEMLTAEVAEVEGETRVGPPGEAPYVFAFSAVLIEKDGLWQIKTVEESIPEQVGSAGEALQELEWLVGSWVDQGEQERVATTVRWTENGNFLTRSFVVSDDQETIMKGTQVIGWDARSGEIRSWTFNSDGSFGTGVWKKKGADWYVQSSQNLANGQAAIGTFVISQEDPNSMSLQLIGHEIDGAPQPTGQAVIAVRIENSDPVLDASSGNVPPAVVEP, encoded by the coding sequence GTGGAGTCTCCAACTGTGAAAACCGTTTTCTATTTACTGCTACCGCTCCTAAGCGTTTGTATTGTGACGCAGCGGGCCGCGGCGGACGAAGGAGATGTCCGGCAAGCGATTCAAGCTTATGTCGATGCGTTCAATCAAAAGGATCTTGCCGCGGTTTCCAATGCTTGGACGGAGGATGCAGTCCATGTGGACAGCAGTACCGGCGAAACGACGGAGGGACGTTCTGCGATTGTCAGCGACATTGCGGAGGTTTTTAAGAATCAACCTGAAACAAGACTATCGGGTAGTATTGATTCGGTCGAAATGTTGACCGCTGAAGTCGCCGAAGTCGAAGGCGAAACACGCGTAGGACCACCGGGCGAAGCTCCGTACGTGTTTGCGTTTTCGGCGGTTCTGATCGAAAAAGATGGCCTGTGGCAAATCAAAACGGTCGAGGAATCGATCCCCGAGCAGGTTGGTTCCGCGGGTGAAGCCTTGCAGGAACTGGAATGGTTGGTCGGCAGCTGGGTAGACCAAGGAGAACAAGAGCGTGTTGCAACCACCGTGCGATGGACCGAAAACGGTAACTTTTTAACCCGTTCATTTGTGGTCAGTGATGATCAAGAAACCATCATGAAAGGGACTCAAGTCATCGGTTGGGATGCGCGATCTGGAGAGATTCGGTCTTGGACTTTTAATTCCGATGGATCTTTTGGAACGGGAGTCTGGAAAAAGAAGGGGGCCGATTGGTATGTCCAGTCGTCTCAAAATTTGGCAAATGGGCAGGCCGCCATCGGGACTTTTGTTATTTCGCAAGAGGACCCGAATTCAATGTCACTGCAGTTGATCGGGCACGAAATCGACGGGGCTCCGCAACCGACGGGGCAGGCCGTCATCGCGGTGCGAATCGAGAATAGCGATCCCGTCCTGGACGCCAGCAGCGGGAACGTTCCGCCAGCGGTGGTTGAGCCGTAG